One region of Oncorhynchus nerka isolate Pitt River linkage group LG22, Oner_Uvic_2.0, whole genome shotgun sequence genomic DNA includes:
- the LOC135563904 gene encoding RNA-binding protein 25-like, with translation ERERETDRGRETQRERERERERERQRERDTEGERERERDRETERQRERDTEERERERERERERERQRERERERERERQRERERERERERERERQRERDTEGERERERDRGRGRETQRERDREERERERETEERDTEGERERDREGERERQRDRGRETQRRERERERERERERERDRQRERDTEGERERERERERQRERDTEGERERDRGRGRETQRERERDTQRERERERQRDRGRETQRRERERERERERERERERERDRERERERQRERERERETERQREREREREREREREERDTEGERERQRERDTEERERERDRGRGRETQRERERERDTEGERERERETEGERHRGERERERERERERERERE, from the coding sequence gagagagagagagagacagacagagggagagagacacagagggagagagagagagagagagagagagagagacagagggagagagacacagagggagagagagagagagagagagacagagagacagagagacagagggagagagacacagaggagagagagagagagagagagagagagagagagagagagagacagagagagagagagagagagagagagagagagagacagagggagagagagagagagagggagagagagagagagagagagagacagagggagagagacacagagggagagagagagagagagagagacagagggagagggagagagacacagagggagagagacagagaggagagagagagagagagagagacagaggagagagacacagagggagagagagagagagacagagagggagagagagagagacagagagacagagggagagagacacagaggagagagagagagagagagagagagagagagagagagagagagagagacagacagagggagagagacacagagggagagagagagagagagagagagagagagagacagagggagagagacacagagggagagagagagagagacagagggagagggagagagacacagagggagagagagagagacacacagagggagagagagagagagagacagagagacagagggagagagacacagaggagagagagagagagagagagagagagagagagagagagagagagagagagagagagagacagagagagagagagagagagacagagagagagagagagagagagagagacagagagacagagagagagagagagagagagagagagagagagagagagagaggagagagacacagagggagagagagagagacagagggagagagacacagaggagagagagagagagagagacagagggagagggagagagacacagagggagagagagagagagagagacacagagggagagagagagagagagagagagacagagggagagagacacagaggagagagagagagagagagagagagagagagagagagagagagagagagagag